A single region of the Lineus longissimus chromosome 14, tnLinLong1.2, whole genome shotgun sequence genome encodes:
- the LOC135499052 gene encoding uncharacterized protein LOC135499052, producing the protein MQKMADEAMKRDDLQVTRLAEMWVQDGTDLNTCIGRAGLRIIHFFGRNGNIKMIERLAGLGAEVNATDHNKMTPLHFAMTFESRKTPEEVIELINCLARLGANINAKNSEGKTPLHMAVIHGKGKYPEEKLIEVIDCLVEWRADVNARFDENVTQLHRAISTNDIQVVKILAYSGRELAQDKLTGVSLLIIAIRDQQKKIAKHLVDLGADVHATFDYVPPLHTAVKTGNLEIVQILLKHGADIHSFGCKHNSLVNFAMQMKSDLDTFTLLAGLGADFNLPCTFLCAIHEAVASEKLDIVNCLMKHEINIATPTPLINNWPPIMTAICKDHEFDLDRLQHLVQCGAKINARYDGQMTTLELAVRKRNEEIIAAVVAGTGQETDTVIPCGTTDITVLCGCYANSTSHAFANQNLWGLSNMKKTLQELMRLGADINVKYNSFSVLQNAVARGDTDMVKVLANLGADVNKKNGLAGQTILSNILSNKEKADTDGFTTTLTDMTDDIITTLVEAGADLNSGHDQVAPVHIAVEHSDTKMVQTLHSLGADLNKTQEKGIGMPIFLPGVDQLKYLLKFGAKPNSERIQGIEPLLEALRLGDTEMVQCLIDCGADKAIGTHYGRVNALNNAIVREDNDRLKVLIEAGAAVSTKIKKGNMYREYLDEKATRIAHDFGIHVPKQPFRSDTLIMKYITVCESTDMLQTLLSNGANRNDKQNVGVQRHENDTNIFSNLTSACQVGNLDIVRLLIIDGSDVNELDSNNKLPFEYLPLRTCVKYHTLHETRTAEKVIERVGHDFEPVLPRQSMEALLSTPGLGDVKSIPNCERIRDDFMMLLFNIGKEMALFSKVIGCGSAWEGTKVGLPDELDFLVEVAKLTTTEQNNIVCAKHDYCHYDDLDETSQSLTGNRGSKHFHTTISRGLLKGLEQRVTNNAEGFCVEMGYLQIRSIQPEIKDSNRKATSPLLVQWTGANREGHIYMSVDVVPGLHVENSWPKGGIKRTWLLSPEELRQHGYYLVPKPPHVRSDLAKQFTKDELRTLWKISFPHLETYHMQHLEKRVKDVYVLAKCLRDPDVCRIMITDEGSYPKKISKYVTSYMLKMTFFKNVEEFRCSDLSLGEMVCRVFDEVEEGLSEESIGHVGIPLYFMPKVSALAGHKLNLSKCARVAKIMKRFVHALYSRDCLNDPESTGDEAEVNIKERKPTSEYRCRETEIRDCQNDPDGVGDEEVVTSIVNQRKATSVYRCIEVAEPDDMPEKKLWDVAPRTSHLTDNTSAEKPNEDSCDVGTIHPGVMCDGCYGPVRGVRYTCHVCPDYDLCGKCKRQEKHPEHLMIALRRIEDRK; encoded by the exons ATGCAGAAAATGGCGGACGAAGCGATGAAAAGAGACGACTTACAGGTAACAAGATTGGCTGAGATGTGGGTTCAGGATGGAACGGACTTGAATACGTGCATCGGTAGGGCGGGCCTCAGAATTATACATTTCTTTGGACGCAATGGGAATATAAAAATGATTGAACGTTTGGCGGGGTTAGGGGCGGAGGTCAATGCCACGGACCACAACAAAATGACACCATTACACTTTGCGATGACATTTGAATCAAGAAAGACCCCAGAGGAGGTGATAGAGCTCATCAACTGTTTGGCTAGGTTAGGAGCAAACATCAATGCCAAGAACTCCGAAGGAAAGACACCGTTACACATGGCTGTGATACACGGAAAGGGAAAGTACCCGGAGGAGAAGTTGATAGAAGTCATTGACTGTCTAGTTGAATGGAGAGCAGACGTTAATGCAAGATTTGATGAGAACGTGACGCAGCTTCATCGGGCGATAAGTACCAATGATATTCAGGTGGTGAAAATATTAGCTTACTCAGGAAGAGAGCTAGCACAGGATAAACTTACTGGCGTATCACTACTGATTATAGCGATTCGGGATCAACAGAAGAAGATAGCGAAACATCTGGTGGATTTGGGAGCAGACGTCCATGCCACCTTTGATTATGTCCCTCCATTGCATACTGCAGTGAAAACAGGTAATCTCGAGATTGTACAGATTTTACTAAAACATGGGGCAGATATTCACAGCTTTGGCTGCAAACATAATTCATTAGTTAACTTTGCAATGCAGATGAAATCTGACTTGGATACGTTCACCTTGCTAGCTGGCTTAGGAGCTGATTTTAACCTTCCTTGCACCTTCCTCTGTGCTATTCATGAAGCTGTGGCATCCGAGAAGCTTGACATAGTGAACTGTTTAATGAAGCACGAAATCAACATTGCAACCCCAACACCCTTGATAAACAATTGGCCACCAATCATGACAGCAATATGCAAAGATCATGAATTTGACCTCGACCGTCTTCAACACTTGGTGCAATGTGGGGCAAAGATCAACGCAAGATATGATGGTCAGATGACAACATTGGAACTAGCAGTTAGAAAGAGAAATGAGGAGATCATTGCAGCAGTTGTTGCAGGAACTGGGCAGGAGACTGACACTGTGATACCATGTGGAACCACTGATATCACAGTTCTGTGTGGCTGCTATGCAAATTCTACGAGTCATGCATTCGCCAACCAAAATCTTTGGGGCTTGtcaaatatgaaaaaaacactACAGGAGTTAATGAGACTAGGTGCTGATATCAATGTCAAGTATAACTCTTTCTCTGTACTTCAAAACGCAGTCGCACGAGGTGATACAGATATGGTGAAAGTGTTAGCCAACTTGGGAGCAGACGTCAATAAAAAAAACGGACTTGCAGGACAAACAATTCTGAGCAACATTTTGTCCAACAAAGAAAAAGCAGACACTGACGGGTTTACAACCACActaactgacatgactgatgacaTCATAACAACTTTAGTGGAAGCTGGTGCAGACCTCAATTCAGGACATGATCAGGTAGCACCTGTTCATATTGCTGTGGAACACTCCGACACCAAGATGGTTCAAACCTTACATAGCCTGGGTGCAGACTTGAATAAAACTCAAGAAAAGGGGATAGGGATGCCCATATTCCTGCCAGGTGTAGACCAACTTAAGTACCTATTAAAATTTGGAGCCAAACCAAATTCTGAACGCATTCAAGGTATTGAACCATTACTTGAGGCCCTCAGACTTGGTGACACTGAGATGGTGCAGTGTCTGATTGACTGTGGAGCTGATAAGGCAATAGGGACTCATTACGGGAGGGTAAACGCACTCAATAACGCCATAGTAAGAGAAGATAACGACAGACTAAAAGTCTTGATAGAGGCAGGTGCAGCTGTCAGTACAAAAATAAAGAAAGGTAATATGTACCGGGAATATTTGGATGAAAAAGCAACCAGAATTGCTCATGACTTTGGAATCCATGTGCCAAAACAGCCATTTAGGTCAGACACACTGATAATGAAGTACATCACGGTGTGTGAAAGTACTGACATGTTGCAAACACTGCTATCCAATGGTGCAAACAGAAATGACAAACAAAATGTTGGGGTCCAACGACATGAAAACGACACAAACATTTTCTCAAACCTGACCTCTGCTTGCCAGGTTGGAAATCTTGACATTGTACGGTTGTTGATTATTGACGGCAGTGATGTGAACGAACTCGATTCAAATAACAAGCTACCCTTTGAATACCTCCCGTTAAGAACCTGTGTTAAATACCACACACTACACGAAACGCGAACTGCAGAAAAAGTGATAGAAAGAGTCGGCCATGACTTTGAACCAGTCTTACCCCGTCAGAGTATGGAAGCTTTACTGAGCACCCCAGGACTCGGTGACGTGAAGAGCATCCCAAACTGTGAAAGAATACGTGACGATTTTATGATGTTGCTATTCAACATTGGCAAGGAAATGgcattgttttcaaaggtaATTGGCTGTGGAAGTGCATGGGAAGGAACTAAAGTTGGTTTGCCAGATGAACTGGACTTCCTTGTGGAGGTAGCCAAGCTCACCACAACAGAACAAAACAACATAGTGTGTGCAAAGCATGATTATTGCCATTACGATGACCTCGATGAAACAAGTCAATCACTCACTGGCAATAGAGGGAGCAAGCATTTTCATACGACTATTTCCCGAGGTCTTCTGAAAGGACTAGAACAAAGAGTAACCAACAATGCTGAAGGTTTCTGCGTCGAAATGGGTTATTTACAAATCCGTTCAATCCAACCAGAGATCAAGGACTCAAATAGAAAGGCTACGTCACCACTCCTGGTTCAATGGACTGGAGCAAATAGAGAAGGTCACATATACATGTCAGTGGATGTGGTGCCGGGCCTTCATGTTGAAAACAGCTGGCCAAAAGGTGGAATCAAACGAACCTGGCTGCTGAGTCCTGAGGAACTACGACAACATGGCTACTATCTGGTTCCCAAACCACCACATGTCCGCAGTGATTTGGCAAAGCAGTTTACAAAAGACGAACTTCGCACCTTGTGGAAGATATCATTTCCACACCTTGAGACCTATCACATGCAGCATCTGGAGAAGCGAGTAAAGGATGTGTACGTGTTGGCAAAGTGTCTGAGGGATCCAGACGTGTGTCGCATCATGATCACAGACGAGGGATCCTATCCAAAGAAAATTAGCAAGTACGTCACAAGCTACATGCTCAAGATGACCTTCTTCAAGAATGTAGAAGAATTCCGCTGCTCCGACCTGAGTCTTGGTGAGATGGTCTGTCGAGTGTTTGATGAGGTTGAGGAAGGTTTGTCAGAGGAATCCATTGGCCATGTGGGCATTCCTCTCTACTTCATGCCCAAGGTGAGTGCCTTGGCTGGACACAAGTTGAACCTTTCCAAGTGTGCCAGGGTTGCTAAGATCATGAAGAGATTTGTGCATGCGCTGTATTCACGAGATTGCCTGAACGACCCAGAGTCGACAGGAGATGAAGCTGAGGTCAACATTAAAGAACGCAAACCAACGTCGGAGTACAGATGCCGTGAGACTGAAATCCGTGACTGCCAGAATGACCCAGATGGGGTAGGGGATGAAGAAGTGGTGACCTCTATCGTTAATCAACGGAAAGCAACATCGGTATACAGATGCATCGAGGTTGCTGAACCAGATGATATGCCGGAGAAGAAACTCTGGGATG TGGCACCCCGAACTTCCCATCTGACAGACAACACTAGTGCAGAAAAGCCGAATGAGGACAGCTGTGATGTCGGCACGATCCACCCTGGTGTCATGTGCGACGGATGTTACGGCCCAGTAAGAGGAGTCCGCTACACATGCCATGTCTGCCCAGATTACGACTTATGCGGGAAATGCAAGCGTCAAGAAAAACATCCTGAACATTTGATGATCGCACTTAGAAGGATTGAAGATAGGAAATAG
- the LOC135498874 gene encoding calmodulin-like, translating into MARHFKETDIDEFKECFFLYARRGTIVRDDELSLIMRSLGFNPTSSEVTKYFKKHQRDGKIEFAIFLDVLYEHSKVEKCQDEMLAAFRATDRENRGYISAKDLRHILMSFGEKLSKREVDSMLKEANVSGSGQIRYNEFVKSMLMPVPDY; encoded by the exons atg GCTAGGCACTTCAAAGAAACTGATATTGATG agTTCAAGGAGTGTTTCTTCCTGTATGCGAGGAGGGGGACAATCGTCCGGGACGATGAACTCTCGCTCATCATGAGGTCTCTGGGATTCAATCCAACAAGCTCAGAAGTCACCAAGTATTTCAAGAAACATCAGCGAG ATGGCAAGATCGAGTTTGCAATCTTCCTCGACGTTTTATATGAACATTCTAAAGTGGAGAAATGTCAGGACGAGATGCTGGCGGCATTCAGGGCAACAGACAGAGAAAATCGGGGTTACATATCGGCAAAGGATCTGCGACATATTCTCATGAGCTTTGGGGAAAAATTATCTAAAAGAGAAG tgGACTCGATGTTGAAGGAGGCAAACGTTTCTGGTTCTGGTCAAATACGCTACAACGAGTTTGTGAAGTCCATGTTGATGCCTGTTCCAGATTACTAG